A window of the Labeo rohita strain BAU-BD-2019 chromosome 1, IGBB_LRoh.1.0, whole genome shotgun sequence genome harbors these coding sequences:
- the LOC127163904 gene encoding NACHT, LRR and PYD domains-containing protein 3 isoform X1, whose product MENKEKITSEMMQETHRPSSPQPSCVSLRSDRSMPSHPEFREKAVTSDPVDDLIGDQDSSQAANDELQRVKEQHKTSMKIKYERLFEGMKLQLNQTLLNRIYTQLYIIEGESEGVNEEHEVLQMEKTDRTKHSQDTPIYCNDIFKASPEPGCEEKDQIKTVLTKGIAGIGKTISVQKFILDWAEGKANQDVDFMFVLPFRELNLIRDHRYSLHRLLLDFHPELQDLDSKIYEECKVVFIFDGLDESRITLMFSDDQNICDVTETSSVGVLMSNLMKEELLPSALIWITSRPAAANQIPSKYINRLTEIQGFNESQKEEYFRKRISDQHQASRIISHIRRARSLHIMCRIPVFCWISSTVLQKLLKEDVSAEIPQTLTEMYIHFLLIQINMRNQKYEERDPEKLLQSNREVIVKLAEVAFKQLMKGNVMFYEEDLIESGIDVTDASVYSGICTEIFKEESVIHQRKVYSFIHLSVQEFLAAFYVFYCYLIKDSKSLHEFRLYRFKPFALYDLLTSAVDKTLKSKNGHLDLFLRFLLGISLESNQRLLQDLLAHTENSSETIRRTTEDIKEKIKDPAHIYYLSAGQSINLFLCLLEVKDQTLSREIQEFMKSDKQSEKKLSPAHCSTITYMLQMSEEPLDELNLNKYNTLDEWRRRLIPAVVNCRKALLSGCNLTTQCYENLSSVLQSSNCVLRELDLSNSNMWDSGVNLLSDGLKSPNCQLQILSLSGCNLIGQCCESFSSALQSSNCVLRELDLSNNDLQDSGMKLLSEGLKSQNCQLQILSLSGCNLTAQHCEIVASVLRSSNCVLRELDLSNNGLRDSGVKLLSEGLKSQNCQLQILRLSGCMVTEEGCGYLSSALSSNPSHLRELDLSYNHPGQSGVQLLKHKLEDPNYKLQILNVDHGGEIRITAGPRKYACDLTLDPNTANTRLILSDKNRKITHVEDHQSYPDHPDRFVEYPQVLCVESLTGRCYWETEWSGFAEISVTYEGIKRKGERDDCKFGSSDKSWSLYCSDDRLTVWHNNNYTDLPSICSSSNRVGVYVDVSAGSLSFYSVSDTHTLTHLHTFNTTFTEPLHAGFGVDHDSSVSLSDNTTNTHTCKSSF is encoded by the exons ATGGAGAATAAAGAGAAAATTACATCTGAAATGATGCAGGAGACTCATAGACCATCATCTCCAcaacccagctgtgtgtctctgAGGAGTGATCGCTCAATGCCTAGTCATCCTGAATTTCGTGAGAAAGCAGTGACCTCTGACCCAGT AGATGATCTGATTGGAGACCAGGACTCCTCTCAAGCAGCGAATGATGAACTACAGAGAGTCAAAGAGCAGCACAAAACCAGCATGAAGATCAAGTATGAGAGATTATTTGAGGGAATGAAACTTCAGCTAAatcaaaccctcctgaacaggatctacacacagctctacatcatagagggagagagtgaaggagtgaatgaagaacatgagGTTTTACAGATGGAGAAAACGGATAGAACAAAACACTCACAAGACACTCCAATCtactgcaatgacatctttaaagCCTCACCTGAACCAGGATGTGAGGAGAAAGACCAAATCAAGACTGTTCTTACTAAAGGCATCGCTGGAATCGGAAAAACCATCTCTGTACAGAAGTTCATTCTGGACTGGGCAGAAGGAAAAGCCAATCAGGAtgtagatttcatgtttgtgcttccTTTTCGAGAGCTGAACTTGATCCGAGATCATCGGTACAGTCTTCACAGACTTCTGCTGGACTTTCATCCTGAACTTCAAGATCTGGACTCAAAGATTTATGAGGAGtgtaaagttgtgttcatctttgatggtctggatgaaagcagaataacactgatgttttcagatgATCAGAACATTTGTGATGTGACTGAGACTTCATCAGTGGGTGTGTTGATGTCAAACCTCATGAAAGAAgagctgcttccctctgctctcatctggatcacctccagaccagcagcagccaatcagatcccctccaaatacatcaaccgtctgacagaaattcagggattcaatgagtctcagaaggaggaatatttcaggaagagaatcagtgaccagcatcaagccagcagaatcatctcacacatcagaagagcaagaagcctccacatcatgtgCCGCATCcccgtcttctgctggatctcatccACTGTGCTTCAAAAGCTCTTGAAAGAAGATGTGAGTGCAGAAATCCctcaaactctgactgaaatgtacatccacttcctgctgattcagatcaacatgaggaatcagaagtatgaagagagagatccagagaaactcctgcagtccaacagagaagtgattgtgaaacttgctgaagtggctttcaaacagctgatgaagggcaaTGTGATGTTCTATGAGGAGGACCTGATTGAGAGCGGCATAGACGTCACTGACgcctcagtgtattctgggatttgcactgagatcttTAAGGAGGAATCTGTGATTCATCAGAGGAAAGTCTACAGCTTCATCCATCTGAGTGTTCAGGAGTTTCTTGCTGCTTTCTATGTGTTCTACTGCTATTTAATAAAGGACAGTAAGTCACTGCATGAATTCAGACTTTATAGATTTAAGCCATTTGCTCTGTATGATCTACTAACATCAGCAGTAGATAAAACTCTTAAGAGTAAGAATGGTCATCTGGATCTGTTCCTGCGGTTCCTACTGGGCATctcactggagtccaatcagagactgttaCAGGATCTACTGGCACACACAGAGAACAGCTCAGAGACCATCAGGAGAACCACAGAGGACATTAAAGAGAAGATCAAAGATCCAGCTCATATTTATTATCTCTCAGCTGGTCaatccatcaatctgtttcTCTGTCTGCTGGAAGTGAAAGATCAGACTCTGTCCAGAGAGATTCAGGAGTTTATGAAATCAGACAAACAGTCAGAGAAGAAACTCTCTCCTGCTCACTGCTCAACAATCACCTACATGCTTCAGATGTCAGAGGAGCCGCTGGATGAGCTGAACCTCAATAAATACAACACATTGGATGAGTGGAGAAGAAGACTGATACCAGCTGTGGTCAACTGCAGAAAAGCTCT TCTTTCTGGCTGTAATCTCACAACTCAGTGTTATGAGAATTTGTCATCAGTCCTTCAGTCCTCGAACTgtgtcctgagagagctggatctgagtaacaGTAACATGTGGGATTCTGGAGTGAATCTGctctctgatggactgaagagtccaaactgtcagtTACAGATACTAAG TCTCTCTGGCTGTAATCTTATTGGTCAGTGTTGTGAGAGTTTTTCGTCAGCTCTACAATCCTCAAACTgtgtcctgagagagctggatctgagtaacaatgacctgcaggattcaggaATGAAGCTGCTCTCTGAAGGCctgaaaagtcaaaactgtCAACTGCAGATATTGAG TCTTTCTggctgtaatctcactgctcagcATTGTGAAATTGTGGCATCAGTTTTACGGTCCTCAAACTGTgtcctgagagaactggatctaAGTAACAATGGCCTGCGGGATTCAGGTGTGAAGCTGCTCTCTGAAGGCCTGAAGAGTCAAAACTGTCAACTGCAGATATTGAG gttgtctggctgtatggtgacagaggaaggctgtggttatttgtcttcagctctgagttcaaacccctcacacctgagagagctggatctgagctacaatcacccaggacaaTCAGGAGTCCAGCTGCTCAAACACAAACTGGAGGATCCAAACTATAAACTGCAGATACTCAA tgtggatcatggaggagagATCAGGATCACAGCAGGACCACGAAAGT atgcctgtgatctcacactggatccaaacacagcaaacactcGACTCATTCTGTCTGATAAGAACAGGAAGATCACACATGTGGAAGATCATcagtcgtatcctgatcatccagacagatttgttGAATATCCTCAGGTTCTGTGTGTTGAGAGTCtgactggacgctgttactgggagactGAATGGAGCGGATTTGCTGAAATATCAGTGACATATGAAGGAATTAAaagaaaaggagagagagatgACTGTAAGTTTGGATCCAGTGACAAATCCTGGAGTCTGTATTGCTCAGATGACAGATTGACTGTCTGGCACAATAATAACTACACTGATTTACCTAGCATCTGTTCATCCTCTAAtagagtaggagtgtatgtggacgtGTCGGCCGGctctctgtccttctacagcgtctctgacacacacacactcacacacttacacacatttAACACCACATTCACTGAACCCCTCCACGCTGGATTTGGGGTTGACCATGATTCTTCAGTTTCTCTGTCAGATAAcacaacaaatacacacacttgtaaATCCTCTTTCTGA
- the LOC127163904 gene encoding NLR family CARD domain-containing protein 3 isoform X4, whose amino-acid sequence MENKEKITSEMMQETHRPSSPQPSCVSLRSDRSMPSHPEFREKAVTSDPVDDLIGDQDSSQAANDELQRVKEQHKTSMKIKYERLFEGMKLQLNQTLLNRIYTQLYIIEGESEGVNEEHEVLQMEKTDRTKHSQDTPIYCNDIFKASPEPGCEEKDQIKTVLTKGIAGIGKTISVQKFILDWAEGKANQDVDFMFVLPFRELNLIRDHRYSLHRLLLDFHPELQDLDSKIYEECKVVFIFDGLDESRITLMFSDDQNICDVTETSSVGVLMSNLMKEELLPSALIWITSRPAAANQIPSKYINRLTEIQGFNESQKEEYFRKRISDQHQASRIISHIRRARSLHIMCRIPVFCWISSTVLQKLLKEDVSAEIPQTLTEMYIHFLLIQINMRNQKYEERDPEKLLQSNREVIVKLAEVAFKQLMKGNVMFYEEDLIESGIDVTDASVYSGICTEIFKEESVIHQRKVYSFIHLSVQEFLAAFYVFYCYLIKDSKSLHEFRLYRFKPFALYDLLTSAVDKTLKSKNGHLDLFLRFLLGISLESNQRLLQDLLAHTENSSETIRRTTEDIKEKIKDPAHIYYLSAGQSINLFLCLLEVKDQTLSREIQEFMKSDKQSEKKLSPAHCSTITYMLQMSEEPLDELNLNKYNTLDEWRRRLIPAVVNCRKALLSGCNLTAQHCEIVASVLRSSNCVLRELDLSNNGLRDSGVKLLSEGLKSQNCQLQILRLSGCMVTEEGCGYLSSALSSNPSHLRELDLSYNHPGQSGVQLLKHKLEDPNYKLQILNVDHGGEIRITAGPRKYACDLTLDPNTANTRLILSDKNRKITHVEDHQSYPDHPDRFVEYPQVLCVESLTGRCYWETEWSGFAEISVTYEGIKRKGERDDCKFGSSDKSWSLYCSDDRLTVWHNNNYTDLPSICSSSNRVGVYVDVSAGSLSFYSVSDTHTLTHLHTFNTTFTEPLHAGFGVDHDSSVSLSDNTTNTHTCKSSF is encoded by the exons ATGGAGAATAAAGAGAAAATTACATCTGAAATGATGCAGGAGACTCATAGACCATCATCTCCAcaacccagctgtgtgtctctgAGGAGTGATCGCTCAATGCCTAGTCATCCTGAATTTCGTGAGAAAGCAGTGACCTCTGACCCAGT AGATGATCTGATTGGAGACCAGGACTCCTCTCAAGCAGCGAATGATGAACTACAGAGAGTCAAAGAGCAGCACAAAACCAGCATGAAGATCAAGTATGAGAGATTATTTGAGGGAATGAAACTTCAGCTAAatcaaaccctcctgaacaggatctacacacagctctacatcatagagggagagagtgaaggagtgaatgaagaacatgagGTTTTACAGATGGAGAAAACGGATAGAACAAAACACTCACAAGACACTCCAATCtactgcaatgacatctttaaagCCTCACCTGAACCAGGATGTGAGGAGAAAGACCAAATCAAGACTGTTCTTACTAAAGGCATCGCTGGAATCGGAAAAACCATCTCTGTACAGAAGTTCATTCTGGACTGGGCAGAAGGAAAAGCCAATCAGGAtgtagatttcatgtttgtgcttccTTTTCGAGAGCTGAACTTGATCCGAGATCATCGGTACAGTCTTCACAGACTTCTGCTGGACTTTCATCCTGAACTTCAAGATCTGGACTCAAAGATTTATGAGGAGtgtaaagttgtgttcatctttgatggtctggatgaaagcagaataacactgatgttttcagatgATCAGAACATTTGTGATGTGACTGAGACTTCATCAGTGGGTGTGTTGATGTCAAACCTCATGAAAGAAgagctgcttccctctgctctcatctggatcacctccagaccagcagcagccaatcagatcccctccaaatacatcaaccgtctgacagaaattcagggattcaatgagtctcagaaggaggaatatttcaggaagagaatcagtgaccagcatcaagccagcagaatcatctcacacatcagaagagcaagaagcctccacatcatgtgCCGCATCcccgtcttctgctggatctcatccACTGTGCTTCAAAAGCTCTTGAAAGAAGATGTGAGTGCAGAAATCCctcaaactctgactgaaatgtacatccacttcctgctgattcagatcaacatgaggaatcagaagtatgaagagagagatccagagaaactcctgcagtccaacagagaagtgattgtgaaacttgctgaagtggctttcaaacagctgatgaagggcaaTGTGATGTTCTATGAGGAGGACCTGATTGAGAGCGGCATAGACGTCACTGACgcctcagtgtattctgggatttgcactgagatcttTAAGGAGGAATCTGTGATTCATCAGAGGAAAGTCTACAGCTTCATCCATCTGAGTGTTCAGGAGTTTCTTGCTGCTTTCTATGTGTTCTACTGCTATTTAATAAAGGACAGTAAGTCACTGCATGAATTCAGACTTTATAGATTTAAGCCATTTGCTCTGTATGATCTACTAACATCAGCAGTAGATAAAACTCTTAAGAGTAAGAATGGTCATCTGGATCTGTTCCTGCGGTTCCTACTGGGCATctcactggagtccaatcagagactgttaCAGGATCTACTGGCACACACAGAGAACAGCTCAGAGACCATCAGGAGAACCACAGAGGACATTAAAGAGAAGATCAAAGATCCAGCTCATATTTATTATCTCTCAGCTGGTCaatccatcaatctgtttcTCTGTCTGCTGGAAGTGAAAGATCAGACTCTGTCCAGAGAGATTCAGGAGTTTATGAAATCAGACAAACAGTCAGAGAAGAAACTCTCTCCTGCTCACTGCTCAACAATCACCTACATGCTTCAGATGTCAGAGGAGCCGCTGGATGAGCTGAACCTCAATAAATACAACACATTGGATGAGTGGAGAAGAAGACTGATACCAGCTGTGGTCAACTGCAGAAAAGCTCT TCTTTCTggctgtaatctcactgctcagcATTGTGAAATTGTGGCATCAGTTTTACGGTCCTCAAACTGTgtcctgagagaactggatctaAGTAACAATGGCCTGCGGGATTCAGGTGTGAAGCTGCTCTCTGAAGGCCTGAAGAGTCAAAACTGTCAACTGCAGATATTGAG gttgtctggctgtatggtgacagaggaaggctgtggttatttgtcttcagctctgagttcaaacccctcacacctgagagagctggatctgagctacaatcacccaggacaaTCAGGAGTCCAGCTGCTCAAACACAAACTGGAGGATCCAAACTATAAACTGCAGATACTCAA tgtggatcatggaggagagATCAGGATCACAGCAGGACCACGAAAGT atgcctgtgatctcacactggatccaaacacagcaaacactcGACTCATTCTGTCTGATAAGAACAGGAAGATCACACATGTGGAAGATCATcagtcgtatcctgatcatccagacagatttgttGAATATCCTCAGGTTCTGTGTGTTGAGAGTCtgactggacgctgttactgggagactGAATGGAGCGGATTTGCTGAAATATCAGTGACATATGAAGGAATTAAaagaaaaggagagagagatgACTGTAAGTTTGGATCCAGTGACAAATCCTGGAGTCTGTATTGCTCAGATGACAGATTGACTGTCTGGCACAATAATAACTACACTGATTTACCTAGCATCTGTTCATCCTCTAAtagagtaggagtgtatgtggacgtGTCGGCCGGctctctgtccttctacagcgtctctgacacacacacactcacacacttacacacatttAACACCACATTCACTGAACCCCTCCACGCTGGATTTGGGGTTGACCATGATTCTTCAGTTTCTCTGTCAGATAAcacaacaaatacacacacttgtaaATCCTCTTTCTGA
- the LOC127163904 gene encoding NACHT, LRR and PYD domains-containing protein 3 isoform X3: protein MENKEKITSEMMQETHRPSSPQPSCVSLRSDRSMPSHPEFREKAVTSDPVDDLIGDQDSSQAANDELQRVKEQHKTSMKIKYERLFEGMKLQLNQTLLNRIYTQLYIIEGESEGVNEEHEVLQMEKTDRTKHSQDTPIYCNDIFKASPEPGCEEKDQIKTVLTKGIAGIGKTISVQKFILDWAEGKANQDVDFMFVLPFRELNLIRDHRYSLHRLLLDFHPELQDLDSKIYEECKVVFIFDGLDESRITLMFSDDQNICDVTETSSVGVLMSNLMKEELLPSALIWITSRPAAANQIPSKYINRLTEIQGFNESQKEEYFRKRISDQHQASRIISHIRRARSLHIMCRIPVFCWISSTVLQKLLKEDVSAEIPQTLTEMYIHFLLIQINMRNQKYEERDPEKLLQSNREVIVKLAEVAFKQLMKGNVMFYEEDLIESGIDVTDASVYSGICTEIFKEESVIHQRKVYSFIHLSVQEFLAAFYVFYCYLIKDSKSLHEFRLYRFKPFALYDLLTSAVDKTLKSKNGHLDLFLRFLLGISLESNQRLLQDLLAHTENSSETIRRTTEDIKEKIKDPAHIYYLSAGQSINLFLCLLEVKDQTLSREIQEFMKSDKQSEKKLSPAHCSTITYMLQMSEEPLDELNLNKYNTLDEWRRRLIPAVVNCRKALLSGCNLTTQCYENLSSVLQSSNCVLRELDLSNSNMWDSGVNLLSDGLKSPNCQLQILSLSGCNLIGQCCESFSSALQSSNCVLRELDLSNNDLQDSGMKLLSEGLKSQNCQLQILRLSGCMVTEEGCGYLSSALSSNPSHLRELDLSYNHPGQSGVQLLKHKLEDPNYKLQILNVDHGGEIRITAGPRKYACDLTLDPNTANTRLILSDKNRKITHVEDHQSYPDHPDRFVEYPQVLCVESLTGRCYWETEWSGFAEISVTYEGIKRKGERDDCKFGSSDKSWSLYCSDDRLTVWHNNNYTDLPSICSSSNRVGVYVDVSAGSLSFYSVSDTHTLTHLHTFNTTFTEPLHAGFGVDHDSSVSLSDNTTNTHTCKSSF from the exons ATGGAGAATAAAGAGAAAATTACATCTGAAATGATGCAGGAGACTCATAGACCATCATCTCCAcaacccagctgtgtgtctctgAGGAGTGATCGCTCAATGCCTAGTCATCCTGAATTTCGTGAGAAAGCAGTGACCTCTGACCCAGT AGATGATCTGATTGGAGACCAGGACTCCTCTCAAGCAGCGAATGATGAACTACAGAGAGTCAAAGAGCAGCACAAAACCAGCATGAAGATCAAGTATGAGAGATTATTTGAGGGAATGAAACTTCAGCTAAatcaaaccctcctgaacaggatctacacacagctctacatcatagagggagagagtgaaggagtgaatgaagaacatgagGTTTTACAGATGGAGAAAACGGATAGAACAAAACACTCACAAGACACTCCAATCtactgcaatgacatctttaaagCCTCACCTGAACCAGGATGTGAGGAGAAAGACCAAATCAAGACTGTTCTTACTAAAGGCATCGCTGGAATCGGAAAAACCATCTCTGTACAGAAGTTCATTCTGGACTGGGCAGAAGGAAAAGCCAATCAGGAtgtagatttcatgtttgtgcttccTTTTCGAGAGCTGAACTTGATCCGAGATCATCGGTACAGTCTTCACAGACTTCTGCTGGACTTTCATCCTGAACTTCAAGATCTGGACTCAAAGATTTATGAGGAGtgtaaagttgtgttcatctttgatggtctggatgaaagcagaataacactgatgttttcagatgATCAGAACATTTGTGATGTGACTGAGACTTCATCAGTGGGTGTGTTGATGTCAAACCTCATGAAAGAAgagctgcttccctctgctctcatctggatcacctccagaccagcagcagccaatcagatcccctccaaatacatcaaccgtctgacagaaattcagggattcaatgagtctcagaaggaggaatatttcaggaagagaatcagtgaccagcatcaagccagcagaatcatctcacacatcagaagagcaagaagcctccacatcatgtgCCGCATCcccgtcttctgctggatctcatccACTGTGCTTCAAAAGCTCTTGAAAGAAGATGTGAGTGCAGAAATCCctcaaactctgactgaaatgtacatccacttcctgctgattcagatcaacatgaggaatcagaagtatgaagagagagatccagagaaactcctgcagtccaacagagaagtgattgtgaaacttgctgaagtggctttcaaacagctgatgaagggcaaTGTGATGTTCTATGAGGAGGACCTGATTGAGAGCGGCATAGACGTCACTGACgcctcagtgtattctgggatttgcactgagatcttTAAGGAGGAATCTGTGATTCATCAGAGGAAAGTCTACAGCTTCATCCATCTGAGTGTTCAGGAGTTTCTTGCTGCTTTCTATGTGTTCTACTGCTATTTAATAAAGGACAGTAAGTCACTGCATGAATTCAGACTTTATAGATTTAAGCCATTTGCTCTGTATGATCTACTAACATCAGCAGTAGATAAAACTCTTAAGAGTAAGAATGGTCATCTGGATCTGTTCCTGCGGTTCCTACTGGGCATctcactggagtccaatcagagactgttaCAGGATCTACTGGCACACACAGAGAACAGCTCAGAGACCATCAGGAGAACCACAGAGGACATTAAAGAGAAGATCAAAGATCCAGCTCATATTTATTATCTCTCAGCTGGTCaatccatcaatctgtttcTCTGTCTGCTGGAAGTGAAAGATCAGACTCTGTCCAGAGAGATTCAGGAGTTTATGAAATCAGACAAACAGTCAGAGAAGAAACTCTCTCCTGCTCACTGCTCAACAATCACCTACATGCTTCAGATGTCAGAGGAGCCGCTGGATGAGCTGAACCTCAATAAATACAACACATTGGATGAGTGGAGAAGAAGACTGATACCAGCTGTGGTCAACTGCAGAAAAGCTCT TCTTTCTGGCTGTAATCTCACAACTCAGTGTTATGAGAATTTGTCATCAGTCCTTCAGTCCTCGAACTgtgtcctgagagagctggatctgagtaacaGTAACATGTGGGATTCTGGAGTGAATCTGctctctgatggactgaagagtccaaactgtcagtTACAGATACTAAG TCTCTCTGGCTGTAATCTTATTGGTCAGTGTTGTGAGAGTTTTTCGTCAGCTCTACAATCCTCAAACTgtgtcctgagagagctggatctgagtaacaatgacctgcaggattcaggaATGAAGCTGCTCTCTGAAGGCctgaaaagtcaaaactgtCAACTGCAGATATTGAG gttgtctggctgtatggtgacagaggaaggctgtggttatttgtcttcagctctgagttcaaacccctcacacctgagagagctggatctgagctacaatcacccaggacaaTCAGGAGTCCAGCTGCTCAAACACAAACTGGAGGATCCAAACTATAAACTGCAGATACTCAA tgtggatcatggaggagagATCAGGATCACAGCAGGACCACGAAAGT atgcctgtgatctcacactggatccaaacacagcaaacactcGACTCATTCTGTCTGATAAGAACAGGAAGATCACACATGTGGAAGATCATcagtcgtatcctgatcatccagacagatttgttGAATATCCTCAGGTTCTGTGTGTTGAGAGTCtgactggacgctgttactgggagactGAATGGAGCGGATTTGCTGAAATATCAGTGACATATGAAGGAATTAAaagaaaaggagagagagatgACTGTAAGTTTGGATCCAGTGACAAATCCTGGAGTCTGTATTGCTCAGATGACAGATTGACTGTCTGGCACAATAATAACTACACTGATTTACCTAGCATCTGTTCATCCTCTAAtagagtaggagtgtatgtggacgtGTCGGCCGGctctctgtccttctacagcgtctctgacacacacacactcacacacttacacacatttAACACCACATTCACTGAACCCCTCCACGCTGGATTTGGGGTTGACCATGATTCTTCAGTTTCTCTGTCAGATAAcacaacaaatacacacacttgtaaATCCTCTTTCTGA